Proteins encoded in a region of the Coffea eugenioides isolate CCC68of chromosome 4, Ceug_1.0, whole genome shotgun sequence genome:
- the LOC113768777 gene encoding 40S ribosomal protein S10-1-like isoform X2, producing MIIPEKNRREISKYLFQEGVFYAKKDFNLAKHPEIDVPNLQVIKLMQSFKSKEYVRETFVWMHYYWYLTNDGIEFLRTYLNLPSEIVPATLKKSAKSLDRPMGGPPGGGEKGGAPTDYQPAFRGSSGRPGFGRGSGGYGSAPPSSCFS from the exons ATGATAATTCCAGAGAAGAACAGGAGAGAGATCTCCAAGTACCTGTTCCAAGAGGGAGTTTTCTATGCAAAGAAAGATTTTAATTTGGCGAAGCATCCCGAGATCGATGTCCCAAACTTGCAGGTGATTAAGCTGATGCAGAGCTTCAAGTCCAAGGAGTACGTCCGAGAAACCTTCGTTTGGATGCATTACTACTGGTATCTTACGAATGACGGCATCGAGTTCCTGAGGACTTACCTCAATCTTCCCTCTGAAATTGTTCCTGCTACTCTTAAGAAGTCTGCCAAGTCCCTCGATCGTCCTATGGGTGGACCTCCTGG TGGTGGTGAGAAAGGTGGAGCTCCTACGGATTACCAGCCTGCTTTCAGGGGTTCTAGTGGAAGGCCTGGCTTTGGTCGTGGATCTGGAGGTTATGGTTCGGCACCACCAAGTTCATGCTTCTCTTAG
- the LOC113768777 gene encoding 40S ribosomal protein S10-1-like isoform X1: MIIPEKNRREISKYLFQEGVFYAKKDFNLAKHPEIDVPNLQVIKLMQSFKSKEYVRETFVWMHYYWYLTNDGIEFLRTYLNLPSEIVPATLKKSAKSLDRPMGGPPGDRPRGPPRFDGDRPRFGDREGYRAGLRGPPGEFGGEKGGAPTDYQPAFRGSSGRPGFGRGSGGYGSAPPSSCFS, encoded by the coding sequence ATGATAATTCCAGAGAAGAACAGGAGAGAGATCTCCAAGTACCTGTTCCAAGAGGGAGTTTTCTATGCAAAGAAAGATTTTAATTTGGCGAAGCATCCCGAGATCGATGTCCCAAACTTGCAGGTGATTAAGCTGATGCAGAGCTTCAAGTCCAAGGAGTACGTCCGAGAAACCTTCGTTTGGATGCATTACTACTGGTATCTTACGAATGACGGCATCGAGTTCCTGAGGACTTACCTCAATCTTCCCTCTGAAATTGTTCCTGCTACTCTTAAGAAGTCTGCCAAGTCCCTCGATCGTCCTATGGGTGGACCTCCTGGTGACCGCCCTCGCGGACCACCAAGGTTTGATGGGGATAGGCCCAGATTTGGTGACAGGGAGGGGTATCGTGCTGGTCTCCGTGGACCTCCTGGTGAGTTTGGTGGTGAGAAAGGTGGAGCTCCTACGGATTACCAGCCTGCTTTCAGGGGTTCTAGTGGAAGGCCTGGCTTTGGTCGTGGATCTGGAGGTTATGGTTCGGCACCACCAAGTTCATGCTTCTCTTAG